GAACGCAACCTACCAATAAGTCATAATCTCCTTCCTCAATTTCATCCAAACATTTTTCAATGTCAACTCTTTTTTTAACGTAAACCCCTTCAGGATCTGAAATATCCAATATCTTTCCTGCTGCAGGATTGCTTGATACAGTAACATCATAGCCCATTTGGCCTAACTTGTATGAGGCATACAATCCAATAGGAGTTTGTGAAGGAGCTTCAGGACATCCAAGTAAAACTAATGCTTTCATTTTATCACTTTAATAATTTTTAGTAAATTTTTAGAAATATTTATCAATACTATTTTGTTAATAGTTATAAATATAATTAATTAAAAAAAAGAACTCAATTATTACTTTTTATTTAATCCATCATCATTGAAATGGAGGGCAGTATTTCTCCACCACATTTAGGGCAAGGATGTTCAGAATCTATTTCATGAATCTTGCTTTTACAATTTGGACAAACGTCCATACTAACTTTTTCACCATTTAAATCTAGATTATAATCAGTATTAGGCAAATGAACTAAATACACTGTATTTTCTATACGTTCTAATTCTTCTATTGAAGCTTCCTTATAATACTCAACATCTAGATATTCAATATCTTCTAAAGTTTCAATGGGCTCGATTTCATTTAAAATATAATCATTATATTTTATAAAATTATTAATTTTTTCTAAATTTCTTTCTTTAATAATCTCTTCTAATTTTTTATAAATTTGAACTTTCTCTTTAGCATGATCTATTTTTTTAGGAAGAAGAAGTCTTAATAAGTAATATGCCGCTTCGGAGTCATAATTATCAGATAAAGATTTTATTTCATATATGTTTATATATTTATCACAATTGCCACAATAAGTTGTAGATATGTCTCCTTTCAGAGGAGAATTCCAATCTAAATCTACAGTAAACATTAATATCATAAAATCTTCAATCTGACCAGTTTTAAGATTTAAATAAAAATTAAGATAATCTTGTACAAATTCAAACCCACAATTTTCACATTGATAAATATCTCTTTGACCCATTTTAAAACTCCTTATTGAAAAATCTCAATTAAAAAAAATTAAATAATGTTAAAAAACTATTATACTTCCGCAATATTCTTTTTAAAATTCTCTGCTTGCTCAAATACTTCTGAAAATACTTCATCATTATATTCCGGAGGATATCCGTTTTTATCTAGAAGCAAAATTAAATCTACTTTCAAAGTAGCTTTAATATCTTCCCTATTCTCCCAATCTACATAAGATGAATTATCTTCTACAATTTTTTTAATTTCACCAGACAAATGGAGTAGTTTCTCATGAGGATATTCAAATTCATGTTTTTCTGCAACATTTTTAAGAATATCATAAAATGCTTTTTCTTCAATTGAAATATCTAATTCCTTAAATGAATCTTTATCTTCTTTAAATTCTTTAATTAAATTAGCTATTTCATCTAATACATCACCTAAAACCTCTTCAGTGAATTCTTTACTACTTCTTAAACGATTATAATTCTCAATCAAATCATTTAATTTTTCTGTAAAAGATGTTGTTTTTACTTTATTCACTTTTCCATATTCTTTAATTTCATTTCTCATCAATCTCTCAAGGATTTTTATTCTGGTATTTATACGGGGAATTGCATTAATCCGATTAATATAATCTTCTGAAAGCAAATCAATTCCTTTAACATCTTGAGTTGATTCAAACAAATCTTCAACACCATCAGATAATATGGCATCTTCTACTAACTTAGAAACTTCTCGATTCATACGGCTAATATCAGGTGCATCTCCTTTTGTTAATTTATAAATTATTGAACGTACACTAGTATAGAAAAATATTTTATCTCTTTCTTCTTCTGTAATCTCTTCAGAAATAACACATAAATCATATGCTTGTTTTAATCTCTTTACATTAGCCATGAATTTTTTCTCAGTTTCATCTGTAACCTGTATAAACTCTGCAGCATCTTTTAGACAATTTAATTTTTCTAATGCAGTACCTTCATAATATTTTCTTGAATCAAAACCATAAAACATCTCATCTAAAATTGAAAGTTGATCTCTTACAATAGTAATGGAGGGGCTTAAATCTTCTAACTCTTCTTTTTGGAAATTTGTATATTTACTTAAAGCTTCATTCATAGCCTTATAAATACCCAAATAATCTACAATTAATCCTTTATCCTTACCCTCATAAACACGATTTACTCTAGATATTGTTTGAATTAAGGTATGTTTCTTAATAGGTTTATCGATAAAAATTGTATCTAAAGAAGGAACATCAAAGCCAGTTAACCACATATCTACAACAATAGCTATCTTAAAGTTAGATCTATCATTTTTAAATTGATCTGCGTCATCTTCACGATTTTCTTTAGTTCCTAATAAATCATATAACTCTTTTTCATCATTTTTATTCCGAGTCATAATCATTTTAATCTTAGGCATTTCCTTAATTTCTCTTTTATCTTCTTCAGATAAAATTTCATCATCAGGATACTTACTTACTGCCCATTCTGGCCTTAAATCAATGACTTTTTTATAAAAATCATAAGCAATTTGCCTTGTAGAACATACAAACATTGCCTTACCTTTAACTGTAGAGTTTTCATTTACTCTTTGTTCATATAGTGCAATGAAATCTTCTGCTACTTTTTGCAACCTATCAGAATCTCCAATAATCATATTAATGTTTAAAACAGCTTTTTTACTTGCTTCTATCTGATATTCATTTGCACCTTCCTCAGCACATTGTTCATAATACTCTTCTATTTCATCTACTTTTCTATGGTCCACATTTACTCTTGCTGCACGACCATTGTAAACCATATTAACGATAATTCCATCATCGACAGCATCACTCATAGTATAGGAATCTACAATATCCCCAAATACATCAATTGTTTCATCAATTGGGGTTCCTGTAAATCCAACATAAACTGCATTAGGGAATGAATCATGCAAATATCTGGCAAAACCATACTTACGTTCAACACCAGTTTCTGAAATGACAATTCTAG
This Methanobrevibacter ruminantium DNA region includes the following protein-coding sequences:
- a CDS encoding DUF1890 domain-containing protein is translated as MKALVLLGCPEAPSQTPIGLYASYKLGQMGYDVTVSSNPAAGKILDISDPEGVYVKKRVDIEKCLDEIEEGDYDLLVGCVHKDAAATFFITYYHILKCKALALVFSRDAEEVAEFADMVESSTDADIIAVRAFHNPNPIKVRFDKYLKTLEE
- a CDS encoding type I restriction endonuclease subunit R encodes the protein MDFKNVNNNIFKFVNQFEIIELEKRIPDGIVFVNGIPLVVFEFKSAIKENTTIFDAYEQLTIRYQRDIPELFKYNAFIVISDGVNNKYGALFTEYEYFYGWKRIHSEDDEFEGIDTAFSLVKGMFDKKRLLEIINDFIYFPDNTNEDKKVICRYPQYFAVTKLHENILKNIKPLGDGRGGTYFGATGSGKSLAMLFLSRILMRDKELKNPTILLITDRTDLERQLSKLFVNSKNFIGDDKVKKILSRDDLKEELSNRPSGGVYLTNIQKFSEDIDVLSERNNIICISDEAHRSQLNLDARIVISETGVERKYGFARYLHDSFPNAVYVGFTGTPIDETIDVFGDIVDSYTMSDAVDDGIIVNMVYNGRAARVNVDHRKVDEIEEYYEQCAEEGANEYQIEASKKAVLNINMIIGDSDRLQKVAEDFIALYEQRVNENSTVKGKAMFVCSTRQIAYDFYKKVIDLRPEWAVSKYPDDEILSEEDKREIKEMPKIKMIMTRNKNDEKELYDLLGTKENREDDADQFKNDRSNFKIAIVVDMWLTGFDVPSLDTIFIDKPIKKHTLIQTISRVNRVYEGKDKGLIVDYLGIYKAMNEALSKYTNFQKEELEDLSPSITIVRDQLSILDEMFYGFDSRKYYEGTALEKLNCLKDAAEFIQVTDETEKKFMANVKRLKQAYDLCVISEEITEEERDKIFFYTSVRSIIYKLTKGDAPDISRMNREVSKLVEDAILSDGVEDLFESTQDVKGIDLLSEDYINRINAIPRINTRIKILERLMRNEIKEYGKVNKVKTTSFTEKLNDLIENYNRLRSSKEFTEEVLGDVLDEIANLIKEFKEDKDSFKELDISIEEKAFYDILKNVAEKHEFEYPHEKLLHLSGEIKKIVEDNSSYVDWENREDIKATLKVDLILLLDKNGYPPEYNDEVFSEVFEQAENFKKNIAEV